Part of the Candidatus Zixiibacteriota bacterium genome is shown below.
TAGTTATTGCCGGTAAATTGGTTATATAATTTAATAAATGGCAAAAAAAGTGTTGTCTTTTCATTTTATGCCTCATTGCTAATTATCCTTGCCTGTTTCTATTCACTTCCAGCATGAAATGCAAATAGTAAACCATTCGTCTAAAAGAATTATAACATATTCAGTGCCATCATGTTACAGTCCGCAATCGGTCTTATGAGGCTTATATTATCGCTATAAACCCTGTATTATTTCTGGGCATTGTTTCATAATTAAACAATAAACAGTCAGGAGTTTCTTGGGAAAACCGGCAAATTCTTTATAATTTGAGTTGATTCAACGAGTTCCTCGTATCATGCGGGCGGCACACGTCCTCGTGTGCTTCTTATCTATCTTACAGCAGACGAGGACGTCTGCCAGTCACATACAATGTTTCTCGCGTCGTAAGGAACTCTTTCCTGACGACATTGAAATCATTACCACAAAGGGCAGATAAATAGTTAAAACCACAAGTCCGTCTTAGGCGGATTGACCTGCAAAACCACAAAACTTATTTACACATTGCAGTATCGTATGCTGGAGTTTATGAATAATCAGGGTTAAAGTACCGCAAGAGCAGCCGGAACATATCGCTGCCAGTCGGGATATGGCATATCGGACATAAAAAGATCCATCTCGTCAATCCGAAATCCGATATCAATTAAAAAATTATACAATCTGATATTATCAGCCGGACACCAGAGCATGATTTTATCATTTATTTTGGGTTTGACGAGTCGAAGCGTTTCAGCCATCACCTTTTGAAGGTAATCGCTTGAGATTGCCCCTGCCGGCGCAATTTCACAGTTTTTTACAATAAGACTACAGCCAATTCTTTGCCCGCGAAATTTGAAGATATACAATTTATGGAATTTGCTTTTTGTGAAATATTTCCATTCGCTGGAATGGGAATAGCCTCTTATTTTGCTCTCAAGCTTGTTTATCCAAGCAATGTCAGCCTGAGTATGAACATCAATAATTTTTATCCTGTTGCTTTTATAGGTTTCATCTTAGCCGGGTCGGCTTTCATCCAGGGAAGGCTGGAGAGCGGCGCCATGCCGAATTTGCTGTATAGACCTATTGCCTGAGTGTTGAAAGCAAAAGTGCATAGAGAATGAGTCATATTGCGGCCATCGCGCCAGACCTTATCGAGAAGTTTTCTGCCAATGCCTTTATCCTGATACTTCGGATGCACAAACAGCCAGGCAAGATGCCATTGTCTGCCTCGGACAATCGCGCCGGCAAAACCAACGATTCTATCGCCGCTATAGGCGCAGTAAAATGTATCCGAATCTGTTTTTTGAAGGTGAACAACGAAAGGCGGCGTTTCATTAATTTGCCATCTGAACGGTTCTTTTCCGGTTTGCCGTCTGAGATGATTAATACTGGCGCTCATTAGTCTTATAGCGGGAAGTAATTTCTTTGTTTTACATTTTCGATAAATGATTTTATTCATCCTATTGATATTCCTTAGTAAAATGAAATATAATTATATCGATATCCGCATACATTATTAACCATTCGGGCATCTTTGTTAAATAAAATGATGAAGTTAAGCTGTTGATTTATTTTGCATGTCATAGTATGATATGTTTCTAATAAACTCAATGACCAGAATATTTAAATTGGTCAGAATAACGGAGGGATTATGGCATTGAATAGACGGGACTTTCTAAAAAAGACCGGCATTATATCCGTATCCGCTGTCAGCGCTCCGATGCTTCTGAATTTGTTAAACAATATGGGATGCGCTCCGGCGGTGAAACGGGAGTTTAGCGATTCGGAAATTAAAGCGATTCTTGAAAACGCTCGCTCGCGCGGCGGTGATTTTTCCGAGATATTCATCGAGGATACGGCATCGCTAAGATTGAAAATGTCCGAGCAGTTATTTACCTCCGCGACAGCAGGCGTCGCCGGCGGTGTTGGAGTAAGAACCGTTGATG
Proteins encoded:
- a CDS encoding GNAT family N-acetyltransferase, whose protein sequence is MNKIIYRKCKTKKLLPAIRLMSASINHLRRQTGKEPFRWQINETPPFVVHLQKTDSDTFYCAYSGDRIVGFAGAIVRGRQWHLAWLFVHPKYQDKGIGRKLLDKVWRDGRNMTHSLCTFAFNTQAIGLYSKFGMAPLSSLPWMKADPAKMKPIKATG